The sequence CTCATGCTCACGGGACAGTGGCCAGCTTAGTCCCTGGGGGCAAGGATTTTAACCCCCccacctccatttcctcatctctaagatGTGAATAATAGTCGCTCCCGCCTCACAGGATTGAGCTGTGTAACCCCCCTCCCACCTTTTTTCTATGCCACCCACTGCGGGTCTGGGGCTTTTTACTGGAGTGCAATACAAAGTCTGAGTCAAGGGTACCTTCTGTTGGTTGCTTAGAGTGGGGACAGAGCTAGTTGCCCGTGGTCCTGCCAGTCAAGGGGCTtccagaggagggaggaggggcctgTGGCCCTAGCATGTGAGCAGCCTTCTCCTCTGCCTGGAAGCCGGATGCCTCAGCTTCTCCCACACTCCCACCTGCCCGCTTGCCTCTGAACTCACGCAATTCTTGGGAGGCTCACCTTTACTCAAATGGTTACCTGTCTCATGCCCagcttgacctttttttttttttttttgagatggagtcttgctgcatcacccaggctggagtgcagtggcatgatctcagctcactgcaatctctgcctcctgggttcaagtgattctcctgcctcagcctccccagtagctgggattacaggtgccccccaccgtgcctggctaatttttgtatttttagtagagatagggtttcaccatgttggccaggctggtcttgaactcctgacctcgtgatccgcccgccttggcatcccaaagtgctgggattacaggcatgagccaccatgcctggcccaagctTGACCTTGAACTTTAAATAGTGAAGACAAAGAACGAGGAGGATGGAGGGATGCCCTCCTTCCACGGGGCCCTGTGGCTTCCAAGCCTCAACCTCTTCTGGTCTCTTGTCTGTGGAGCCTCCTTCAAACCCAGGGAAACAAAAGCACCTGCCACGGGCTGCTGTTTTTCTAGGATCTTCTAGCGATGCTCTGTAAGTTCCCCGAGAGCCATGAAACTGGGGCTGGCTCACAGGGTGATGGGACACCAGTGTCTTTGTTCTTTCTTGTTCTATGCATCCATGCTCTGCTCCACCGCTGCCCCTTCAACTCTGCCCACACATATTACTCCAGACTGGCCTTGTGGTCAGACCCTGGAATGCCTGGGCTGCTGGGGGCTTGCATGCAGGCTGCACTGGACTAGAAGCACTGGCGCCTTCAAGACTGCCCTGGGAAACATGACCTGCCCCGTTTCTGTCTAGTGAGTACCCATTTTTCCACACTCACCGGCTCACTTCCCTTGGCTGGGTCAATTAGAAAAAGGTTTTCTGTTGGCCTGCCCTGCAGAGTGGATGGAGTTCAGAGGGCAGCTCAAGAGCCCAGTGacagctcaaaaaataaaaaaaaaaacggccacgagcagtggctcatgcctgtaatcccagcactttgggaggccgaggcgggcggatcacctgaggtcaggagttcaagaccagcctgaccaacatggtgaaaccccacctctactaaaaatacaaaaattagccgggtgtggtggtggatgcctgtgatcccagctactcaggaggctgaggcaggagaattgcttgaacccaggaggtggaggttacagtgagccgagatcatgccactgtactccagcctgggcgacagatgaagactccatctcaaaataaataaatacataaataatacattGGGCTCTTTTGCCTTTTATTCTTGTGTTTTTTAATCACAACTAAACACTGAACTCACATCTTGGCTTTGCAGATCACTCTAAGCTTGGCTGCAGCTGTGGTGCTAAGGAGGCTAATGGAGAAGCTCCCTCGCTCTCAACCCCACCCCTTCCTTCCGGGAGCAAACCCAAGTCTGGTCCTGACTCCGGATCCCTCCCACATTAGACCTACCACACCCTCAGGGCAGACAACAGCGCTACACTCCCAACACTCAGCCACCAGGGCAAGGGAGCAAAATTCCAGAGAGCTCAGGTGAGTACCAGAGTGGAATAGCCCAGGGCGCCCTCACTCTGCTCAGCTTTGGGAGCCAACATTCCAGCAGCCAAGGCCTCTGCCATACTGGCTGTTTCCCCACAGATATCCAGTTTCACTAGGGGAACTCCAGCCtgacttcccttccttcttttttatttttgtttttttgagacagggcttggctctgacacccaggctggagtgcagtggccaaactgtagctcactgcagcctcaaaatcatggGCTCACATGAtaatcatgcctcagcctccctggtagctggatGTACAGgagagagccaccacgcccagctaattttttaaacttatttttaatttattttttgtttttttgagacggagtttttctcgtgttgcccaggctggagtgcaatggcatgacacagctcactgcaacctctgcctcccgggttcaagcgactctcctgccttagtctcccaaggagctgggattacaggcatgcgctatcactccctgctaattttgtatttttcatagagaaggggtttctccatgttggtcaggctggtcttgaactcccaacctcaattgatccgcccacctcggcctcccaaaatgctgggattacaggtgtgagccaccacacctggctgcccaGCTCAGTTTTAAATATActattttctagagatggggtcttgctgtattgcccaggttggtctcaaagtccaaggctcaagtgattctacccCACTGGGCTTCCAAAGCTCTGgaattatagggatgagccacgGTGTCCCCTCCTCATTCTGAGGAATCATCAGAGTTTTGTTCATTCCCACACCAGGCTCTGGCCCCCACTACCAGCTCAGTTGCTCAATGGGCTGTGTTTGTCCTGAAGCACAGATGCCCTGTGGCTGGGCAAGTGGATCACAGGCCTGGCTGGCCTGGGAGGTTTCCACATGTGAGGGGCCTGAGGGGCTCAAGGAGGGGAGCATCGGGGAGAGGATCCCACTGGGTGGAGGCTGGGGGGTCACAGCAGGAAATGGTGAGACAAAGGGCACTGGCTGGCAGGGAGACAGCACAGGCAGGCCCTAGAGCTTCCTCAGTGCAGCTGGACTCTCCTGGAGACCTTCACACACCCTCATATCTGGGCCTTGCCCCACGAGGGTGCTTTCACTGGTCTGAACCATGGCCCAGGCCCTGGGATTTTGAACAGCTCTGCAGGTGAATGAAAGGTGCGGCCAGGCTGGGGAACCACCGCCCTAGAGCCTGACCTGGTTTTCAGCCCCAGCCCCGCCACTGACTGGCTTTGTGAGCGCGGGCAAGTCACTCAGCCTCCCTAGGCCTCAGTTCTTGCTGTTGTGATGGTGTTAAGGGAATGGGCCTGGCTTTGGCCCCTGATGCAGGAACATGGAGCTGATCCAGGACATCTCTCGCCCGCCACTGGAGTACGTGAAGGGGGTCCCGCTCATCAAGTACTTTGCAGAGGCACTGGGACCCCTGCAGAGCTTCCAGGCCCTGCCTGATGACCTGCTCATCAGCACCTACCCCAAGTCTGGTAGGTGAGGGGGGCCACCACCCTCTCCCAGGCGGCAGTCCCCACCTTGGCCAGCGAGGTCGTGCCCTCAGCCTGCTCACCTCTACCTTCCTCTCCAGGCACCACCTGGGTGAGCCAGATTTTGGACATGATCTACCAGGGCGGCCACCTGGAGAAGTGTCACCGAGCTCCCATCTTCATGCGGGTGCCCTTCCTTGAGTTCAAAGCCCCAGGGATTCCCTCAGGTGTGTGAGTGTGTCCTGGGGGCAAGGGGAGTGGAGGAAGACAGGGCTGGGGCTTCATCTCACCAGACCTTCCCTGACCTACTGCTCAGGGCTGGAGACTCTGAAAGAAACACCGGCCCCACGGCTCCTGAAGACACACCTGCCCCTGGCCCTGCTCCCCCAGACTCTGTTGGATCAGAAGGTCAAGGtgaggcccggcacagtggcttacgcctgtcagctcagcactttgggagtccaaggtgggaggctgacttgaggccaggagttggaaaccagcatGGGCCATACAGGAATGCAGTctcttcccaaaaaaaaaaaagccaggtgtggtagcatgtgcctgtagtatcagcttcttgggagactgagactgatgtgggaagatcacacagcccagaagtttgaggctgcagtgagccatgatcacaccactgcattctagcctgtgtgacagagagagaccccgactcaaagaaagaaacaaaacaaaaagaacaaaaaacgtCCAGATGCGGGGCATGGGAATCCAGGAAGGAGGCTCTGGCGCAGCCCAGCTTTGGTCCTGTTCTTCCGGGAAGGTCGCACCACTTCCTTCAGCCTGGTCTCATCTTCAGCAGAGACACAGTCCGCTTCTTGCTCTGGCAAGGGTCTGATGACCACAGACATGAGACTCTTCAGTGTCTGCCTCAGAAAGGCAGCGTGTGGGTGCTCACGGGCCCACTGAGGAGGGGGCCGGAGGGGACCAGGCATGCTTTGCTCCAAATTGAGGGTGTGAGAGCATTCATGCAGATTACATTAGTGTAGAATATGGATCCAGGGACCAGGCCAGACTTTGACATCTGAGCAGGGTTCAAAACCCAGCTTGGCCCTACCTGTGCTGTAAGATCTCAAGCAGGTCAGCCTCTAAGCCTCAGGTTCCTCCTCTGCTAAACCAAGAGATGAGCTGGCCTGGGGTGGGCTGTGCGGTGATGGTGCTGGGGCCGGGTCCTCTGCCCCTGCAGGTGGTCTATGTTGCCCGAAACCCAAAGGACGTGGTGGTCTCCTACTACCACTTCTACCGCATGGCCAAGGTACACCCTGACCCTGGGACCTGGGACAGCTTCTTGGAGAACTTCATGGCTGGAGAAGGTGAGTTTGACTGGAGGAAGGAGGGTGTGGAGCCAAGGGTTGGTGGCTACAATGCACAGCAACCCTGTGTCGGTGCCCCCTGCCCGCTTCTCCAGTATGCTACGGGTCCTGGTACCAGCATGTGCAGGAGTGGTGGGAGCTGAGCCGCACCCACCCTGTTCTCTACCTCTTCTATGAAGACATGAAGGAGGTGAGACCACCTCCGATGCTTCCCTCCATGTGACATCTGGGGGCAGGCACCTCACAGGAACCTGCCAAGGCCACCCAGCCCCCTCCCTGGGCAGCCCCCACAGCAGGCCCGGATTCCCCATCCTGCCTCCCTGGCCCAGGCCTCCCCACTGCAGCCCCACCTGGCAGCGGGCTCTGCACAGCTCTCATCTCCTGCACCTGAGTCAGCTGCATGGGTGGCCACGGATCAGATACTTAGTCCTATTGCTTATCCCCACCAAAGGGTGTGCCACCCAGGGCCACAGTCACATAAGAAGATTATCCCTATCGTCACCCATAGGAGCCAAGCCCAGCTCACGATGGGATCACAGGGCAGAGAGCAATTCATTTTACTCCAGGGACTGGGGCCCCGGGGGTTGAGGAGCTGTCTCTGCAGCGTTTCTAGAAGTGGCCAGATCGCCTCTGAGGTTAGAGAAGGGGACCCCTTTCACTTTTCCTGAATCAGCAATCCTAGCCTCCACTGAGGAGCTCTCTGTGGCTCAGAACCCCAAAAGGGAGATTCAAAAGATCCTGGAGTTTGTGGGGCGCTCCCTGCCAGAGGAGACCGTGGACCTCATGGTTCAGCACACGTCATTCAAGGAGATGAGGAAGAACCCTATGACCAACTACAGCACCGTCCCCCGGGAGTTCATGGACCACAGCATCTCTCCCTTCATGAGGAAAGGTGGGCGCCGGCCAGCACAGGGGTTTGGGGTGGGTGGGAGCAGCAGGTGGAGCCTCCCCATAGGCACTCAGGGCCTCCCCTGGGATGAGACTCCAGCTTTGCTCCCTGCCTTCTTCCTCCAGGCATGGCTGGGGACTGGAAAACCACCTTCACCGTGGCGCAGAATGAGCGCTTCGATGCGGACTATGCGGAGAAGATGGCaggctgcagcctcagcttccgcTCTGAGCTGTGAGAGGGGCTCCTGGGGTCACTGCAGAGGGAGTGTGTGAATCTACCCTGACCAAGCGGCTcaagaataaaatatgaattgAGGGCCAGAGACAGTaggtcatgtctgtaatcccagcaatttgggaggctgaggtgggaggatcatttgagctcaggagttgaagaccaacctgggcaacatagtgagattctgctgaaaaaaaaaataacaaaataaaatcaatttttaaaaagagaataaaatatgacttatgggccaggcagggtggctcatgcctgtaatcccagcaatttgagaagttgaggtcagaggatcactgGAGGACCGGAGGTTGgaaacagcctggtcaacattatAAGCTGTCATCCCTacaaaaatttgagaaaattatctgcaagtggtggtggcacctgtagtcccagctacttggcaaatgaaggcaggaggatcgcctgagccagggaggttgtgGCTGCAATTGGCTGTGACTGGGCTAATCCACTCAAGCCTGAGGGACAAGCAAAACTTACtcgagaaataaataaaatacaatttaattaaaataaattatgattcaagaccagtctggccaacatggtgaaaccccatctctactaaaaaaaaaaagaaagatacaaaaattagccggtcatggtggcaggcacctgtaacctcagctactctggaggctcaggcaggagaatcacttgaacccagggacggatgttgcagtgagccaagatcacgccacttcactccagcctgggcataagagcaaaactctgtcttgaaaataaataaataattaaattaaattaagttattatttgacctgggctcggtggcttatgcctgtaatctcagcacttcagcctggcagatcacttgaagtcaggagttcaagaccagcctggccagcatggcaaaaccccatctctactaaaaatacaaaaattagctgggcatgatgacaggcgcctgtaatcccagctactccagaggctgaggtgggagaatcgattgaatccgggaggtggagttttcattgagccgggatcacgccactgcactccagcctgggcaacagagcaagactcagtctttttttttttttttttttttttttgagacggagtcttgctctgtctcccaggcgggagtgcaatggcgcgatctcggctcactgcaagctccgcctcccaggttcatgccattctcctgcctcagcctcccgagtagctgggactacaggcgcctgccaacacgtccggctaattttttgtatttttagtagagatggggtttcactgtgttagccaggatggtctcgatctcctgacctcgtgatccgcccacctcggcctcccaaagtgctgggattacaggcttgagccaccgcgcccggccaagactcagtcttaaaacaacaacaacaacacaactaTGATTTGTGTTCAATGCAGAGTCTCTATTCCAAGCCAAGAGAAACCCTGAGCTGAAAGAGTGATCGCCCACTGGGGCCAAACACGGCCACTTCCCCGCTCCAGCTCCTCAACTTGCCCTATTTGGAGAGGGGAGAGGGTCTGGAGAAGTAAAACCCAGGAGACGAGTGGAGGGGGAATGTGTTTAATCCCAGCACGTCCTCTGCTGTCCTGCCCTGTGTCGTTGGTGGATGGCGGGTCCACCAGGCGGTGTCACTTTTTCTTGGGCTCCTTACAAGCCACCACATAACTCTGGGCCACATTGAGGGGAGGGGAATAGCCATCTGCATAGGAGGTGTCTTCAAACAGGACCGAGTAGTCATCCTGGGGCTGTGGGGCAGACAGACAGGAGGGGCTGCTCAGAGACCCCCAGGCCAGGACAGGcacccccttcccccagcctaGACCGCAGGAGCCTCTGGGCCATGGACTCTCAGCAACTCCCGCCATTGTTCACTCTGGGGTCAAGAAGTCTTGGCCCAGTCCCTGCTGCTACAGAGCTCTTTTCTCAGTGGCTGGAGGCCCAGGGCAGTGAAaagggtggggagaggaagaggtGCTGACTGCTTCCCCAGTGGGGCCATAGCTGGAGGGTCTGCTGCCTTTCAGGGACTCTGTGTTCAGAGGACCGAGGGCAGCCCAGAGGGTGGCAGGCAGGGATCCTGGCCTCAGGTGGCTTGTGTCCCATGTCACCAGGAGCAGGAGGGGGCAGGAGCCATGGGCTCAGGGCAGGAGCTTCCCATCTCAGAGCTGGTTCTCCTGGGGCTGTAGAAGGGAAGGCACTGACTTGGGGCTTGCCAAGGCTGCCAGGGCTGGCAAGGGGACAGTGGCCTTTGGGGCTGGAGTGGAAGAGGGAGGGCTGCTGGCAGGTCCCATTAGCTCATGAGATGAGGACAAGGGGGACAAGGAAGAGGACCCCTAGCCTCTCTAATCAATCAGCCTATTCCTGGTGTCACCGATGACCTCTCCCCTAGAGGCTGCTTTACCCGCTGTAGGGGTGCATGGATCAGGGCACGGTAGAAGCAGGTGGTCTGGGGATACAGGGCCAACATGAGCTGCTCCTTCTGGAACAAGGCCTTGGGGTCCATCTGGGGGTTGGCCTTCCATGGAGGCCGTGACTGCCAGCTCATGGTGTGTCTCCTGGATGTTGTGTCAATCTGTGTCTGGGGACACTCCTTCCCAGCTTGATGGCTGTTTTGATACCTGGGTTCTCCTCTTCTTGGCTTAAAATAAATTAAGCAGGcagtgcgcggtggctcacgcctgtaatcccagcacttgggaagctgatgtgggtggatcacctgaagtcaggagtttgagaccagcctggccaagatgatgaaaccccatctctactaataatacaaaattagccaggtgtggtggtgagtcctgtaatcccagctactcgggaggctgaggagggagaattgcttgaacccaggactcagaggttgcagtgagtcgagattgcaccactgcactccagcctaggccacagagcaagactctatctaaaaaaaaaattaataataataataaataaataaaataaaataatttaaacaagagacacacagcaaaagaagtgcAGCATAGGGTAACttattgcaaaagaaaaactgtattttGAAAGTTAAGTGCAGAATAGACAATACACCTTGAGCGAGTTCAGAACGGGCTGCTTGTCAGGGTGGGACAGTGTTGATACTGCAGGAAAAACTCCCTTTATGGGAGTCTTACACAACTGTTCATAATGGGTGGGAAGAGGCGTCAGGAGTAAGCATGTTCTGGGTGGTCCTCTGGGTGCACATGGGCATTTGCTATACATGCCTGTTCCTAGGATGCATATCTCATTAGCATTTTAAATCTCCACCCAGGGGTGTGGTTTTTACTAGTAAAATGAGCAAAGGGTCAGTTTGAGGACAGGTAAAATCAAAATGCACATGTTCTCAAAAGGGAAATTCCCTACTGAAGATAGCTTTGCTTGAGCTCAGTGACCAGGTAAATGCTGAGGCTTACTGCGTTGGCCATGTGGTCACCAAGGTCACAGCATCCTGAGAAGGTGGTTTTCTCCTTGATTACCTCTCCTGCCTTGCCCAAGTTCCATGCCCTGCCCTTGCCCAAACAAGGCCTCAGGGTCTGTCTCAGGGTTGGCCTTCCACTAGGGCAGTGGGATGATCCAGCGCCAGCTCAGGGTGTGTCTCCTGGCAGTAGAGGGACTTGTGTCAACCTGTGGCTGGGAGGGGATGCTCCTTCCCAGCTGTTAGGCTGCCCCCAGGCTCCATGCCCTGCCCTTGCCTGGACACTCACTCTTTGCCTTCTTCATCGATGTCATCTACCTCATATCTGTGGACAAAAGAAGGAAAACGCTGGATGCAGCCAGGGGCACAGTCCCTGTTGGGGAGTGTGGAGGACAGGTCAGGGCGAGGACCCGGTGCTCCCTGCACAGCCGGCCCTGCCCACAGCCCCCTCTGGAACTTTTCTCCTACTGTGCAAACGGGAAGCAGAGTGGCAGCCCAGGCAGGTGCAGGGACCAGACAGCAGCCCCTCAGGCAGCCACCTTGTCTCCAGGTCTGGTCACGTAGTCCCCTGAGGCAGGGATGGCCCCACAGAGGGGTGGGGGCCTATGAGTGGAACAAAGGTTCAGTCCCAGCCCCTGGGCACCAGCCCCTCCCTCATTTGCCACCAGGCTTCCTGATCCACAGGGGCAGGGTCATGGCCGACTGCTGCAGCAGGGTCATCAGCACCCCTCTGCGCATGATCTTCCGGGGTGGCTCCAAGTCATTGTAGAGACCTGCGATCTTGGCCGCtgtgggaaggaagggaggcctGAGGACCCAGGGACAGATGCTGGCCTTGACCCCCCAGCATGCTGCACTGAGCTGTTGGAGGAGCACCTGGGAGCCCCCAGTTCCCGAGTGAGCCCGAGGGCCCAGCAGGACTGTGACCCGATCGGCCAGATGTCCTACAGGGGCTGCTGCGCTCAGCTACAGATGGGTGAGACGGCAGCATAGTGGGCACCCAGGGGGAGGAACCAGGGAAGGACAAAGCGGCTTTTGAGGTGCTGGTGAGGCTCTCTTCTTGATATCGGTGCTGACCCAGAAGTGTGTTTAGCGAGAATTTCCTAAAATTCAGAGGGTTCCACAGGAGTCGCGGCTAGGCCAGGGCGCTTCTTCAGCGTCTACCTGCTCTATGGCCTGAACTCCCATCACCAGGGCCACGTTTTCCTGGGGTTCACTGTCAGCCCTGCTTGTCAGGTCCAGCAGCACAATGGGGGCTGCACGAAAGGCAGGGcccaggcctggcatggtggctcacgcttgtaaacccAACGcattaggaggctgaagcagtcgggtcacttgaggtcaggagttcgagaccagcctggccaacatgatgaaaccccatcagtactaaaaatacaaaaattacccgggcatggtggctcgtgcctataattacagctactcaaaaggctgaggcaggagaatcgcttgaaaggtggggcagggggcaggggggcaggggggcacgggcagaggttgcagttagccaaatcgggccattgcactcctggTGAGACGGGGAGGGTCTCTGTGCCggaaggaaggcttcctggaggaggcggaCCCCGCTGGGCACAGGCTTGTTGAGAGGGAGTGGGCAGGCCTGTGACATGGGTGGGGAGTCCAGAGCGGGGACAGGGACTGTCGCAGAGGAGGAGCGTGACGGGGAGCCAGTGCCTTGG comes from Symphalangus syndactylus isolate Jambi chromosome 11, NHGRI_mSymSyn1-v2.1_pri, whole genome shotgun sequence and encodes:
- the LOC134731727 gene encoding SAGA-associated factor 29-like — its product is MSWQSRPPWKANPQMDPKALFQKEQLMLALYPQTTCFYRALIHAPLQRPQDDYSVLFEDTSYADGYSPPLNVAQSYVVACKEPKKK
- the LOC129492887 gene encoding sulfotransferase 1A1 isoform X2 — protein: MELIQDISRPPLEYVKGVPLIKYFAEALGPLQSFQALPDDLLISTYPKSGTTWVSQILDMIYQGGHLEKCHRAPIFMRVPFLEFKAPGIPSGLETLKETPAPRLLKTHLPLALLPQTLLDQKVKVVYVARNPKDVVVSYYHFYRMAKVHPDPGTWDSFLENFMAGEVCYGSWYQHVQEWWELSRTHPVLYLFYEDMKENPKREIQKILEFVGRSLPEETVDLMVQHTSFKEMRKNPMTNYSTVPREFMDHSISPFMRKGMAGDWKTTFTVAQNERFDADYAEKMAGCSLSFRSEL
- the LOC129492887 gene encoding sulfotransferase 1A1 isoform X1; protein product: MEKLPRSQPHPFLPGANPSLVLTPDPSHIRPTTPSGQTTALHSQHSATRAREQNSRELRNMELIQDISRPPLEYVKGVPLIKYFAEALGPLQSFQALPDDLLISTYPKSGTTWVSQILDMIYQGGHLEKCHRAPIFMRVPFLEFKAPGIPSGLETLKETPAPRLLKTHLPLALLPQTLLDQKVKVVYVARNPKDVVVSYYHFYRMAKVHPDPGTWDSFLENFMAGEVCYGSWYQHVQEWWELSRTHPVLYLFYEDMKENPKREIQKILEFVGRSLPEETVDLMVQHTSFKEMRKNPMTNYSTVPREFMDHSISPFMRKGMAGDWKTTFTVAQNERFDADYAEKMAGCSLSFRSEL